A region from the Triplophysa rosa linkage group LG4, Trosa_1v2, whole genome shotgun sequence genome encodes:
- the tsc2 gene encoding tuberin, with the protein MNKQPSKESLKDKVKGIFGISTTRLQSKQAESKPSEFIITLDILKELTPECGLHHRIRVINHVCDLAKSKKFEENAVEALWKAVEDMLHPDQPPEARHAVLVLLRAIIRGQGERVGPLRAYFFKIILDYQPCNEDLPERLEVFKALTENGKDITYLEEELARFVLLWMDIGLSSDFLHVLVNLVKFNSCYLDENVSLMVQKICLLCNRTTSSTDIEVALQVLDAVVCYNCLPSDSLMVFIITLCRTVNVKEFCESCWKLMRKVLGTHLGHSAIYTMCRIMEERVYSEDAALLRGAVFFVGMALWGAHRLPALKNTPTLVLPSFHKAMNCANEVVSYEIVLSITRLIKKYGRDLQVVTWDILLSIIERLLQQIQTMGSSDLKVIVYELLSTVEELYEQNDFHGSSQRFFSLVEKCADKRPDASVLTLISYRAQSIQPAKDGWLQNLLKLMEKFFRNESRTMIRIKVLHILSFVLSTNRQLYEEELIEVVVIPQLGQIAEDRDLSVRRQATQLLVDLAEGCNTHHFGSLLDIIERVASRPLTCSMDGERDLSVESTMEDVRTSVLGLLDILESKLYSLPASHASRVYELLISHLQLHYKYKYCSAIASSVRLQVFDFLLMMRADFLHRLGLPNKDGVMRFSPYCHCDVGESEKRVTDKKPAGSVSPPAGSPTPVAPPSSIRTAYLPYSLAFNVLLQCLKMESDWKVLKLVLDKMSCTIQNKVLILTSPCNIDHLCSTLCSMVTDRLISERLRKTPDGFSLTDVQLAVVPVLTALTSYHSYLEQPRQRELVQCLEKGLIYRCAKQCVVALTMCTVEMPDIMIKLLPALIVKLTHISATVAMASPMLEFLSTLVRLPHLYANFVAEQYVSVFAISLPYTNPSKFNQYIVSLAHHVIAMWFIRCRLPFRKDFVQYITKGLRSNALLPFDDTHEQSSFRARSTSLNERPKSLRTTKVVKQGPSANSPVKDLKDLSAMDAFRSRSISVSEHAVRR; encoded by the exons ATGAACAAACAGCCCAGTAAAGAGTCTTTGAAGGACAAAGTGAAGGGCATCTTTGGTATTAGTACGACCCGCCTCCAGAGCAAACAGGCAGAGAGCAAACCCTCCGAGTTTATAATCACTCTGGACATCTTGAAG GAGCTGACACCAGAGTGCGGTCTACATCACAGGATCAGAGTCATCAACCATGTGTGCGACCTCGCTAAGTCCAAGAAATTTGAGGAG AATGCGGTGGAGGCTCTGTGGAAGGCTGTGGAGGACATGCTTCACCCTGATCAGCCGCCAGAGGCCCGTCATGCGGTGCTGGTTCTGTTGAGGGCTATTATACGGGGACag GGCGAGAGGGTGGGTCCACTTCGGGCTTACTTCTTCAAGATCATTTTGGACTATCAGCCCTGCAATGAGGACCTTCCTGAGAGGCTGGAGGTGTTTAAGGCCCTCACCGAAAATGGGAAAGACATCACCTACTTAGAGGAGGAGTTAG CTCGATTTGTCCTGCTTTGGATGGACATCGGCTTGTCTTCTGATTTCCTGCACGTGCTTGTCAACCTGGTCAAATTCAACTCTTGCTATCTGGATGAGAACGTCTCCTTGATGGTTCA GAAAATTTGTCTTTTGTGCAACCGGACGACTTCTTCCACAGATATTGAG gTTGCGTTGCAGGTGCTGGACGCTGTAGTGTGTTATAACTGCCTGCCCTCTGATTCGCTGATGGTTTTCATCATCACGCTTTGTCGAACCGTTAACGTGAAGGAATTTTGCGAGTCCTGCTGGAAG TTAATGCGTAAAGTGTTGGGAACTCACCTGGGTCACAGTGCCATTTATACCATGTGCCGTATCATGGAGGAGAG GGTGTACTCTGAAGACGCGGCTCTTTTGAGGGGCGCTGTGTTTTTTGTTGGTATGGCGCTGTGGGGGGCTCACAGGCTTCCCGCTCTCAAAAACACCCCCACGCTGGTTCTGCCTTCATTTCATAAG GCCATGAACTGTGCCAATGAGGTGGTGTCATATGAAATCGTGCTTTCCATCACACGACTGATCAAGAAGTACGGCCGAGACCTGCAGGTGGTGACGTGGGATATACTGCTGTCCATTATAGAGAGACTCCTGCAACAGATACAG aCGATGGGCAGTTCGGATCTAAAGGTGATCGTTTATGAGTTATTGAGTACGGTTGAGGAGCTCTACGAGCAGAACGACTTTCACGGATCCTCGCAGAGATTCTTCAGCCTGGTGGAGAAGTGTGCTGATAAAAGACCA GATGCCTCGGTGTTGACGCTGATCTCCTACAGAGCCCAGTCCATTCAGCCAGCGAAGGACGGATGGCTTCAAAACCTTTTGAAGCTAATGGAGAAATTCTTCAG GAACGAGAGCCGGACCATGATCAGGATCAAGGTCTTGCACATCCTGTCCTTTGTACTCAGCACAAACCGCCAACTCTATGAA GAGGAGCTGATTGAGGTGGTGGTGATTCCTCAGCTGGGTCAGATCGCTGAAGATCGAGATCTGTCCGTCAGGAGACAGGCCACGCAGCTGTTGGTGGATCTGGCCGAAGGTTGTAACACCCATCACTTCGGCAGCCTGCTGGACATCATTGAGAGG GTGGCTAGTCGTCCATTAACATGCTCAatggatggagagagagatCTGTCTGTGGAGTCAACCATGGAGGATGTGAGAACCTCCGTTTTGGGTCTGCTCGACATACTGGAg AGTAAACTGTACAGTCTGCCCGCCAGTCATGCCAGTCGAGTGTACGAGCTGCTGATTTCTCACCTGCAACTTCACTACAAGTACAAATACTGCAGTGCCATCGCCAGCTCTGTACGACtacag gtctTTGATTTCTTGTTGATGATGAGGGCTGACTTTCTTCATCGGCTGGGACTGCCAAATAAAGACGGAGTCATGAGATTCAGCCCGTATTGCCACTGTGATGTGGG AGAGTCTGAAAAAAGAGTGACCGATAAGAAGCCAGCAGGATCTGTCTCCCCGCCGGCAGGAAGTCCCACACCGGTGGCCCCGCCCTCCTCCATTCGCACCGCCTATCTGCCCTACAGCCTGGCCTTCAATGTGTTACTGCAGTGTTTGAAGATG GAGTCGGATTGGAAAGTTCTGAAGCTGGTTCTGGATAAGATGTCTTGCACCATACAGAACAAAGTTCTAATACTGACATCACCGTGCAACATCGACCACCTCTGCTCGACTCTCTGCTCGATG GTAACGGATCGTCTCATATCCGAGCGTTTGAGAAAGACTCCCGATGGCTTCTCCCTGACCGACGTTCAGCTCGCTGTGGTTCCCGTTCTAACCGCCCTCACCTCGTACCACAGTTATCTAGAACAGCCCAGACAG AGGGAGCTGGTTCAGTGTTTGGAGAAAGGCTTGATTTATCGCTGTGCTAAGCAGTGCGTGGTCGCTCTGACCATGTGCACCGTGGAGATGCCTGACATCATGATCAAACTCCTCCCCGCCCTCATCGTCAAGCTCACGCACATCTCGGCGACCGTTGCCATGGCATCGCCCATGCTGGAGTTCCTGTCCA CATTGGTGCGGCTTCCACACCTGTACGCTAACTTTGTAGCTGAGCAGTATGTTAGCGTGTTTGCTATATCGCTGCCGTACACCAACCCCTCAAA ATTTAATCAATACATAGTATCTCTAGCCCATCACGTGATCGCCATGTGGTTCATCCGCTGCCGGCTGCCGTTCAGAAAAGACTTTGTTCAGTACATCACCAAG GGTCTCCGTTCAAATGCTCTCCTGCCGTTTGATGACACACACGAGCAGAGCAGTTTCAGAGCCCGCAGCACCAGTCTGAACGAGAGACCCAAGAG TTTGCGGACGACCAAAGTGGTGAAGCAAGGCCCCAGCGCAAACTCGCCTGTTAAAGACCTGAAAGATCTGTCGGCCATGGACGCCTTCCGCTCACGAAGCATCAGTGTGTCCGAGCATGCGGTGCGCAGGTAG